The genomic window CAGGGAAAAGTTCCAGCACAGCCATCTGCATTGTGAACTTGTAGAGGTCATTGTCCAGTATCGATCGGATCACATGAGGTCTTCCTTTTTAGGCAGTGACTTATATCATTGCCTTATATGAATGTACATATCGAAACCAATATATAAAAACACAGGCTCACAAATGCAGTCCTGATGTTGAAAGCTTACAAAAGTGGTGAAAATGGAAGATCGGACAAAAGGAATTCTCTACATGTTGATGGTTGTTGCCATCTGGGGATTTTCCTTCGTTGCCACAAAAGTGTTGCTTGATTACCTTGATCCTGCAATCATTGCATTTACCCGCTTTTTCATTGCTACCGTCCTTCTGTTCGCTATTTGCAGGAAAAGGGAGAGCTACAGCCGCAATGAGGTCAAGTATGTTGCAATCGCCGGTTTTCTGGGGATCACCTGTTACTATATGTTCGAGAACGTGGCACTGACATTCACAACAGCCACCAACTCATCTCTCATAAGTGCCACGGTACCTGTATTATTCCTGTTCACTGTCGATGCCCTCAGAAGGAAGTTCTCAATACCAATAAAGTATTTTGGAGCATTCATCGCCTTTGTTGGAGTTGGTTTATTGATATTGAACGGAAAGTTCAACCTTGACCTTAACCCGCTAGGAGATTTCCTGATGTTCGGATCGGTCTTTTCCTGGGTATTTTACACCCTGATCATCGACCGAATGGGTTCAAAGAACATGCTCATTGTTTCCCGTGACCTCACATTATCAGGTACGATATTTCTCCTTCCCTTTGCACTTTTTGAAGCACAGAACCTGAAGATAGACATATTCTCACAAAATGACCTGATGGTGGTCATAGCTGCTCTCATCTACCTAGGAGTTTTCTGCTCAGCATTTGCATTCCTGTTCTGGAACAAAGCGATACACCTTGCAGGATCAGGCACGACCACCAATGGAATCTACCTGCTCCCGCTTATAACAATTTTAGGAGATAGCATAATAATAGGAAACGTGCCAAACATCTATGTCATAATCGGGGCAGTGCTTGTACTTGCAGGAGTTTACCTCTCCGAACGTAACTGAAATGATCGTATGAAAGATCAGTGAGAGGATCTGTCGATCAGTAAAGTTTCAATTCAGGACAGATCGCACCTGATGGCCTCTTCCCCGGTCTCAGCATCACGATATGTCTTCCTCCGCTTGGAGTATCTCTCCTTGTAGCCACAGACGATGAAGATGCAGTCGATCTTTGTGAAATGTTCACATTTCATGCATTCCAGCAGTTCGATGTCCCTGTTAAGCCAGGGGCAGTTCTCGATCCATCCTTCAAGAACTGGAAATTTATTTTTATGTTCTATTGTATCACCCCATAATATGGGACATTAAAGACCAATATATATTTTGTCCAGGTTATGACAAAAGAAAAAATATCGATTCCGTACATATTAGATAAATGTCAGGTATAAAGTTATATATTTTGTAAGTCGAAATGACTATGTTGGAAAAGAAATTGGAAATAGTTGATCAAAATGATTGATAAAAAAATCTGCACATGTCTGAATTGTGGAAATTGTTTTTGTGAAAGAAGCCCTGAAATATTATTAAAAGAAGGTTGCCAAGATTGTATTTGTAAAGAAGTTGGACCTATCGGTCACCCTTTCGGTCTCAAAAAATGCTGATCTATTCGTTAAGTCAATTTTGATAGTAAAACAGACTTGCATAATAAAAAGGATCTGAGAAACAAGAGCAATGTTCCTCAGTACTTCACCTCTTCTCGATTTACTCATACCTCAAAGCATCCACAGGATTCAACTTCGATGCATTCTTTGCAGGCATTAGACCAGCCACAAGGCCAACACCAATTGAAACGATGGTTGCAACCGCCGTTGCCTTCAGGCTCAGTGTGAATACAAATGGAATCTTCAGCTGCATCGAGATCAGGAACACGATGACCTGCACGATCGCTGTTCCCAGAAGTATCCCAAGCAGACCGCCTACAAGACCGATCAAGGCAGCATTGCACAGGAATATCATGAGGATATCTTCATTTCTGGCACCAATTGCTTTCATGATACCGATCTCTTTGGTCTTCTCAAGCACTGAAGTGAACATCGTGTTAGCAATGCCCACAGAACCTACCAGCAGCGAGATCCCCGCAATGAAAGCAAGGAATGCGGTCAGACCTGTGATCAGCTTATTAGTTCCTTCCATGATCTCCTTCTGTGAGGAGATATAGAAATCCTTTGTATCTTCATCGACACGTCTTGATAACTTCAGCTTTTTGTCCATGTCATCGAGCACAGCATTCACATCGGATCCTTCGTAAAGCATCACTTCAATGGAATCGTAGACACCTTCCTCTTTTGCAAAAGCATCATCCTCAGACTGAAGGCTATAGACATCATCGCATGACATGTACACACTACTGCCGAACATACTGCTTATGCCTCCAAGCAGACCATCACCTTTTGCCAGAATGCCGACAACCCTGTATGATCTTTCATTCAGGACGAGCATCTGGTTAAGCCTTATCTTCTTGTCCTTGAAAGCTTCGTTTGCAAGCGAATCGGAAATAACCACAACATTCCTGTCACCGGCTTTTAGCATTCGGCCCTCGGCTATCTCCTCTGTGGTCATCTTCTCCCATACCTTCGGGTCCACACCACTTATCCATACGGACGTTTCTTCGCCACTCATATCCAGTAATGCACTGCTTTCCACTTTTACGTTGATGTACTCGACCTCAGGGATCCGTTCAAGGGTC from Methanococcoides methylutens includes these protein-coding regions:
- a CDS encoding DMT family transporter → MEDRTKGILYMLMVVAIWGFSFVATKVLLDYLDPAIIAFTRFFIATVLLFAICRKRESYSRNEVKYVAIAGFLGITCYYMFENVALTFTTATNSSLISATVPVLFLFTVDALRRKFSIPIKYFGAFIAFVGVGLLILNGKFNLDLNPLGDFLMFGSVFSWVFYTLIIDRMGSKNMLIVSRDLTLSGTIFLLPFALFEAQNLKIDIFSQNDLMVVIAALIYLGVFCSAFAFLFWNKAIHLAGSGTTTNGIYLLPLITILGDSIIIGNVPNIYVIIGAVLVLAGVYLSERN
- a CDS encoding ABC transporter permease, with the protein product MKPAKIFKISLNMVKANKLRSWLTIIGVIIGIASVMTVVTTGEFFQDQVTKTLEGFGGDTITIVASTPFQIMDEEEVGVDPVEDQEYNEYLEDPDMDAQAKLTKKDVLTLERIPEVEYINVKVESSALLDMSGEETSVWISGVDPKVWEKMTTEEIAEGRMLKAGDRNVVVISDSLANEAFKDKKIRLNQMLVLNERSYRVVGILAKGDGLLGGISSMFGSSVYMSCDDVYSLQSEDDAFAKEEGVYDSIEVMLYEGSDVNAVLDDMDKKLKLSRRVDEDTKDFYISSQKEIMEGTNKLITGLTAFLAFIAGISLLVGSVGIANTMFTSVLEKTKEIGIMKAIGARNEDILMIFLCNAALIGLVGGLLGILLGTAIVQVIVFLISMQLKIPFVFTLSLKATAVATIVSIGVGLVAGLMPAKNASKLNPVDALRYE